A single genomic interval of halophilic archaeon DL31 harbors:
- a CDS encoding hypothetical protein (KEGG: htu:Htur_1702 hypothetical protein) encodes MEVYYADGSVHAVDEAKTAVEVNVTGWDSTESAPAFSSAVDASIVGQVRELSVPRAFVAVTDLETDETVTVGSDRDARSFSDSSYELRVETPLKLFIRVEDPFSLSLSDYDRITVSFPERTTVGVGFRSSSESPPETVVVPETPEGVAAAIESFSMAHRSTTADRSFHSMRTHPPLVEFGEELSIPDAVMDARPDTGVQLSLPPDLGSLLVAAPLAYYLGADLETEPGTSPQLKAAGESIRLGTGRAFEQAVASLLRRCFWLDCLVRSAGPHGDVLQETALLEELAIEATDLYAAGVDERVLAYHVADFERIADRLPKWHLSLYPEPSYENVQCLPYVVANVPQVFSPRPDTLSGPDRLDSSLSDFYRYEIGSISTVELQTAELGESHYHGWLADGVVLDTFKAILAAYENRARFRDRADEPISIVSVLNEGEMSDEHAQAADIYRRRAKQLDIDVDVRESLTTAELARTIESRTDLLHFIGHCEESGLRCPDGNLSISSVSTSRAQTFFLNACGSYEEGLEMVRKGSVAGAVTFEKVLDSHAAKVGTAFARLVAHGYSIERALSLSRRRVIMGKDYAVVGDGTHVLTQTESVVGPEVSLTRESEDKFSLTYQMPTPNQIGSKMAVYLEESDKPSLNGSTQEFTLDRTELVRFLRSGGFVVIYQKDIHWSTELADQLEN; translated from the coding sequence ATGGAGGTCTACTACGCGGACGGCAGCGTTCACGCTGTGGACGAGGCCAAGACCGCAGTCGAAGTGAACGTGACGGGCTGGGATTCGACAGAATCAGCCCCTGCGTTCTCCTCAGCCGTCGATGCGAGTATCGTCGGGCAGGTCCGGGAACTCTCCGTTCCGCGGGCGTTCGTCGCGGTCACTGACCTCGAAACGGACGAGACAGTGACGGTCGGCAGCGACCGCGATGCCCGCTCGTTCTCCGACTCGAGCTACGAACTCAGAGTCGAGACACCGCTGAAGCTGTTCATCCGGGTCGAGGACCCGTTCAGCTTATCACTTTCCGATTACGACCGGATCACCGTCTCGTTCCCCGAACGTACAACAGTTGGTGTCGGATTTCGAAGCAGTTCCGAATCCCCGCCTGAGACCGTCGTGGTTCCGGAAACGCCAGAGGGGGTCGCCGCTGCCATCGAATCATTCTCGATGGCCCACCGCTCGACGACTGCCGATCGGTCGTTCCACTCCATGCGGACCCACCCGCCACTGGTCGAGTTCGGGGAGGAACTATCGATACCCGATGCCGTCATGGACGCTCGACCCGACACCGGCGTCCAGTTGAGCCTCCCGCCAGACCTGGGTTCGCTGCTTGTCGCGGCGCCACTCGCGTACTACCTCGGAGCGGATCTCGAGACTGAACCTGGAACGAGCCCACAGCTCAAGGCCGCGGGCGAGAGTATCCGACTCGGGACGGGCCGAGCCTTCGAGCAAGCGGTCGCGTCACTCCTCCGACGCTGTTTCTGGCTCGACTGTCTGGTCCGCAGCGCTGGCCCCCACGGCGATGTCCTGCAGGAGACAGCTCTTCTGGAGGAACTGGCCATCGAGGCGACAGATCTCTACGCCGCGGGCGTCGACGAACGTGTCCTCGCGTATCACGTGGCCGACTTCGAGCGTATCGCCGACCGGCTTCCGAAGTGGCACCTCTCGCTCTATCCGGAACCGAGCTACGAGAACGTCCAGTGTCTGCCCTACGTGGTCGCGAACGTCCCACAGGTGTTCAGTCCACGACCCGACACGCTGAGCGGCCCAGACCGACTCGACAGTTCACTCTCGGATTTCTACCGCTACGAAATCGGTTCCATCTCCACCGTTGAGCTCCAGACCGCCGAGCTCGGGGAGAGCCACTACCACGGCTGGCTGGCCGACGGCGTCGTGTTGGACACGTTCAAGGCGATTCTGGCTGCGTACGAGAACCGAGCAAGGTTCCGCGACCGCGCAGACGAACCGATCTCGATCGTCTCCGTCCTCAACGAGGGCGAGATGTCCGACGAACACGCACAAGCCGCCGACATCTACCGACGGCGTGCCAAACAGCTCGATATCGACGTCGACGTGCGGGAGTCACTAACGACGGCGGAGCTCGCCCGGACCATCGAGAGCCGGACAGACCTCCTGCATTTCATCGGCCACTGCGAGGAGTCCGGGCTGCGCTGTCCTGACGGGAACTTATCCATCTCCTCGGTCTCGACATCACGCGCACAGACGTTCTTCCTCAACGCCTGTGGCTCCTACGAGGAGGGATTGGAGATGGTCCGGAAAGGGAGCGTCGCCGGCGCGGTGACCTTCGAGAAGGTGCTCGACAGCCACGCCGCGAAGGTCGGGACGGCGTTCGCCAGGCTGGTGGCCCACGGCTACAGCATCGAACGGGCACTGTCACTGTCCCGACGCCGAGTCATCATGGGGAAAGACTACGCTGTCGTCGGCGATGGGACACACGTCCTCACACAAACAGAATCCGTTGTCGGCCCGGAAGTCTCGCTCACACGTGAGTCAGAAGACAAGTTCTCGCTAACCTACCAGATGCCCACACCGAACCAAATCGGGAGCAAAATGGCGGTCTACCTCGAGGAGTCCGACAAACCCTCGCTGAACGGGAGCACACAGGAGTTCACACTTGATCGAACGGAACTGGTCCGGTTCCTCCGGTCTGGTGGATTTGTGGTAATCTACCAGAAGGACATTCACTGGTCCACCGAGCTGGCGGACCAACTTGAGAACTAA
- a CDS encoding hypothetical protein (KEGG: htu:Htur_1703 hypothetical protein): protein MSSNLLGDEIEDILRSAFESADGELLIVDPSADVIESLVELGPAFEGDLPPLKLLADERLLKDVMDDFLVASSAADLVENGDLEIRSLAGDADNSLLVTGERVVAVVTAGDRVAGLTTEDEQFVETAFDTYSQRFEAADEYNLRTPAISRVRETMAASIGEGPRADFDTVLSSLETARGDGEGLDEVTITLLVAAKNDVLLYDISKWGEDVGIASKATFSRTKTRLEELGLIDTEKVPIDVGRPRLRLKLGDERLVGTDAAELASVAQSMIAS from the coding sequence ATGAGCTCGAATTTACTCGGGGACGAAATTGAGGATATCCTTCGGTCGGCGTTCGAGAGCGCCGACGGAGAACTCCTGATCGTCGACCCGTCGGCCGACGTGATCGAATCGCTGGTGGAGTTGGGCCCGGCGTTCGAGGGCGACCTGCCGCCGCTGAAACTGCTCGCAGACGAGAGACTGCTCAAGGACGTAATGGACGACTTCCTGGTCGCGAGCAGCGCGGCCGATCTAGTCGAGAACGGCGACCTCGAGATTCGGAGTCTCGCGGGCGACGCGGACAACTCCTTGCTGGTGACCGGCGAGCGCGTCGTCGCTGTCGTCACGGCTGGCGACCGCGTGGCCGGCCTCACGACCGAGGATGAACAGTTCGTCGAGACTGCCTTCGACACCTACAGCCAGCGGTTCGAGGCAGCCGACGAGTATAACCTCCGGACCCCCGCGATTAGCCGGGTCCGCGAGACGATGGCGGCGAGCATCGGTGAGGGGCCGCGCGCAGACTTCGACACCGTGCTCTCCTCGCTCGAGACCGCCCGCGGCGACGGCGAGGGGCTCGACGAGGTGACCATCACGCTGTTGGTCGCCGCGAAGAACGACGTCCTGCTCTACGACATCAGCAAGTGGGGCGAGGACGTGGGAATCGCCTCGAAAGCGACGTTCTCTCGCACGAAGACTCGCCTGGAGGAGTTGGGTCTCATCGACACCGAGAAGGTCCCTATCGACGTTGGTCGTCCGCGCCTGCGCCTGAAGCTCGGCGACGAGCGACTTGTGGGCACCGACGCTGCTGAGCTGGCTAGCGTAGCGCAGTCGATGATCGCCAGCTAA